The Candidatus Zixiibacteriota bacterium nucleotide sequence ATGCCCCCGGTATATCGGTAATGGCCATGCCCAGCTGTCCCCCGGTGCACGACTCGGCGACTGCCACTGACTTGTCATTGTCCCTGAGCAGTTGCCCGACAACTCCGGCGAGAGTATCATCGTCGCGCCCGTAGATGTAATTGCCGACCGCTTTCTCGACATGCCGGGCCAGGCGAGCCGCTTTCTCGTCGGCGTCGAGTTTGGAAGCCGCTGTCGCTATGATGCGCAGGTCCACTGAGCCGAAATGCGGCAGGTATGCCAGCTTTACACCCGACTCGGTTTTCAGCTCCGGCGCTATCAGGTCAGACAGGCGCGATTCCCCCGCTCCCGTGGTTCGCAGCGTAATAGTACTTACCACCTGGCCGATATCGAGCCTCGCCAGATACGGCGCCACCTCATCGGTCATGATCTGGCGCATCTCCGCCGGCACCCCCGGCAGCGCGATGAACACTTTTCCCTTTTCAGCAATGCAAATTCCCACCGCCGATCCAATCCGGTTGGGGAAAAATGTCGCCCCCTGTGGCAGGAGCGCCTGGTTTTGACTGAGGGCGGGCATCTCCATGCCGCGATCGGCAAAACGGCGGCGGATCGCCTCCAGAACATCGTCGTTAAGGATCAGATTCCGCTTGAAGACCTTGACTATGGCCCGCTTGGTGAGGTCGTCGTCGGTAGGCCCCAGCCCGCCGGTGGCGATCACAACCTGCGAGCACTTGAGCGCGAGACGAAACGCTTCTTCCATCGCTTCGACTTGATCGCCGACCACGCTCGTGGCCTGGACCGTGAAGCCGAGACCGGTGAGCTGCCGGGCGATAAAAGGGGCGTTGGTATCGACCGTGTAGCCCAGCAGAATTTCGTCGCCGATCGTGATAATCTCAGCTTTCATCTGTCCGCACTTCCTGAAGGGGTCAAGCTACGCGAATCGGTTCACGGCGTAAATGGCAATCTGCACGAAGATGGTCGTGTGGACCCCAGCGGCGATATCATCCATAGTCACTCCCAGGCCGCCAGGCAGCTTTTCGAGCTGGCGGGCGGGCCAGAGTTTGACTACGTCGAAAGCTCGAAAGGCCACAAACGCGGCGATATACATCTGCAGAGAGTACGGCACAAACAGCAGCGACACAAACATCCCGGCCCACTCGTCGATCACAATCCGGCGGGCGTCGTGGCCCATAATCGGCTCCGCCAGCGACGCCACCGCGATGGCAAGCAGCGAGGACAGAACCGCGGCGCCTATAGTGAGCGACGGATCCCCTTTGAGCAGAAACCACCCGATCAGCCAGGCGGGAATCGTGCCCCAGGTGCCGGGGAATGGTTTGAGGTAGCCGGTGAAGAATCCGGACGCCAGGAGCTTGATCACAAAGTTCTTCATGCCCAGTCCTATTTGAGTACCGATTTGATCATGTGGAAGTATTTCACGATATAGTCCACCCCGGTCCAGACCGTCACCGCCGCGGTGATCCAGAGCAGCCAGCCGGAATAGTAACGATAGTCGAACTGAAGCCACACGCGCGCCGGATGGTCGAAATGCTCGAGGCTGCTGATCAGGCAGATATATCCCATGACCGTGCCGACTACGGTCATCTGGAGGAAGGTCTTCACTTTGGCCATCCAGGTGGGGGGAATGACCACCCCCTTGTAGGCGGCCAAAAGGCGCAGCCCGGTGACCGAGAACTCACGCCCGACAATCAGCACCACCGGCAGCGGGGAGGCGTAGCCGAGCGCGATAAACGAGATCAGCGCCGACGACACCAGGATTTTGTCCGCCAGCGGGTCCATAAACTTGCCGAACCCGGTGATCACACCCATCTTGCGAGCGTAGTAACCGTCGGCCAGGTCAGTCAAAGCCGCCACCAGAAACAGCCCGAGGGCGATCATCCGCATGTAGAAGTTGTCGACCAGGAAGAAAAACATGAAGACTGGCGCCAGGCCTATGCGGATGAGGGTGAGCAGGTTGGGCGTGTTCATGAACCAGCAAGGTAGGCGGTTGGCCGGCTGGTGTCAACCGAGCGGGCGAGGGTGGTATTGCCTCGCACCTGGACTAGCGAAGCGGGGATGGGCAAATAACCCGTGCGTGGTGGACGTCCTCATCCACCACGACCCGGCGCGCTCCAGAACAACTTGATATTCCAAATTGGCATATCAAGTTCAAACAGGTGGCCCCAATACTGATTGGCGAGCTACTTATCGAGTGCGCCGCACCCTACCCGTGAACACAATCTACAAATTCACAAACTGATTAATGGCGGCATCGAAGCGGCCCCCGCCCTACAATCCTTCTGCCACCAACTTGCTCAAAACTCCCCTTCGGCGCCTTCCTCCGAGTCCGCCGGGCGGCTGCCGGCCGCCTCCGGCTTTGCGCTCGGCACCGCGCGCACCTTCGCCAGAATCTCGTCGAATACCTGCTGATTGGTCTCGATAAACTGCCGCGCGTTCTCCCGTCCCTGGCCGAGTCGCGCCCCCTCGTAGCTGAACCAGGCGCCGGACTTCTCGATAATGTTCCGCTCCACCGCCATATCGAGCAGTTCGCCCGAACGCGAAACACCCCTGCCGTAGATGATGTCAAACTCGCACTCGCGGAACGGCGGCGCCACTTTGTTCTTCACCACCCGCACACGGGTTCGGTTGCCGACCACTTCCTGGCCGTCTTTGATAGCCGCGATACGGCGGATATCAAGCCGCAGCGACGCATAGAATTTCAGCGCGTTGCCGCCGGTGGTAGTCTCCGGGTTGCCGAACATCACCCCGATCTTCATGCGGATCTGGTTGATAAAGACAATCGCCGTGTGCGACTTGGACGTAATCGCGGTCAGTTTCCGCAGCGCCTGGGACATTAGCCGGGCGTGAAGCCCCATGTGCGCGTCGCCCATCTCACCCTCGATCTCCGAGCGCGGCGTCAACGCCGCCACCGAGTCGATCACGATAATATCGACCGCACCGGAACGGACCAGCGTCTCGGTGATATCGAGTGCCTGCTCGCCGCTGTCGGGCTGGGCCACCAACAGATCCTCGGTGTTGACCCCCAGCGCATGGGCATACTGCGCGTCGAGCGCATGCTCGGCGTCGATAAACGCCGCCTGCCCGCCCAGTTTCTGGGTCTCGGCGATCATGTGCAGCGCCAGCGTGGTCTTGCCCGACGCTTCCGGGCCAAAAATCTCAATCACCCGCCCGCGCGGTATCCCGCCTACGCCCAGGGCGTGGTCCAGCCCGATCGAGCCGGTGGGGATAGTCTCGACTTCGAGCACGGTGCCGTCGCCAAGACGCATAATAGAGCCTTTGCCGAAGGAGCGTTCGATTTGCGTGAGCGCGGCGGAAAGCGCTTTTTTGCGGTCGGCCGCGGTTGATGAGGACTGGGCCATCTCCGACCTGCCTTTCTTAAGCTGGATCTTACCTCGTTCCATGACGCGAAAGTTCGTCTATACGAACGGTCAAATATATCACTTTTGCGCCTGCCCCAATAATCATTTTGACCACTGTCAGATCCTGTCAGTGAAAATGCGGGTTGACACAAATGAAAGTGGGGAGTCTAAGGGCGCCGCCCCTTATATAGAGGCCTATAACTGTTTATATGTAATAGACTTAGAGCTCGCTCCTTATGCTGCTATTGCCAGACCACACTCTCACGAGGAGAAACGAGATTTGGCATCCTACTCTTGGGATTTTGCCTGCCCCAGCATCGCCTCGTGTAATCGCTCGTAAATCGACCCTTGAGGTGTCAGAGTCGATTTGAAAAGCACCAAACGGTCAAGCTTTGTCGGAATCGGCCGCGGTATAAAAGAATCCAGGTAGGCCGCCAGATCATCCACCCGGCGACCCTCCCGCACCCTCCCCAGGGTCAGATGCGCTTTGAACGGCCTCTTCTCTTTCTCAAATCGTAGCTCATGCATCCTGTGATCGATTTCCCGCGCCATCTGCGCGGCACCTTCAAGCGGCGCAGACCCTCCCACCCAAATCACTCGCGGTCTATTCAGATTCGGGAAGCCGCCCACCCGGTCCAGTTTCGTTTCGAACGGTTGGAAGTGAGAGGCCACTTGGTTAATCGCCGTCGTGATCCGCGGCACCAGCTTCAGGTCGGTGTCGCCAAGAAACTTGACCGTCAGATGGATGTTTTTCGCCGGCACCCACTTTACATCGGGTCCTTTGGGGCGAAAAACAGCAAGCAAGCGGTCAAGCTCGATCTCAACCTCGTGCGGTAACGGGAGGGCTATAAAAAGTCGGACCATCTTTATGCACTCCATCAAGAGAGACTGCACTCACTGACACGTCGCCAGGTAGTTTCTTATGTACTCTATACCTTCGGATTCGGCCGCCTTTGCATCCCTGACAGCTGACGACAGAGTTTTGAGGACAACGCTTTCCGCGTCGCGGGACCGAGGTGAGTCATTCCAGACCGGTCTCAGGCAGACGGCCGTATCAGCAAAGCACTTGGTCGCTCTCACCAGATCTGAAATATCTCCTGCGATGCTTGCCAGGAACTCCCTCGCGTAGCAGCGGGCGGAAAAGTAGTGGCTGGCGTAATAGCGCGCATGTGCGCAAATGTCGACACCGATCCGGTCCGGGTCACCGCGTTCAACGATATCGGCCCAGCGGCCAAGCGCAGTCGACCATGCGTCATAAGCTAGCGGCCCGTCCTGGTATTTGGGGCGATCATTCCATTTGCGCTGGTCGGCATGATC carries:
- a CDS encoding phosphatidylglycerophosphatase A gives rise to the protein MKNFVIKLLASGFFTGYLKPFPGTWGTIPAWLIGWFLLKGDPSLTIGAAVLSSLLAIAVASLAEPIMGHDARRIVIDEWAGMFVSLLFVPYSLQMYIAAFVAFRAFDVVKLWPARQLEKLPGGLGVTMDDIAAGVHTTIFVQIAIYAVNRFA
- the pgsA gene encoding CDP-diacylglycerol--glycerol-3-phosphate 3-phosphatidyltransferase, producing the protein MNTPNLLTLIRIGLAPVFMFFFLVDNFYMRMIALGLFLVAALTDLADGYYARKMGVITGFGKFMDPLADKILVSSALISFIALGYASPLPVVLIVGREFSVTGLRLLAAYKGVVIPPTWMAKVKTFLQMTVVGTVMGYICLISSLEHFDHPARVWLQFDYRYYSGWLLWITAAVTVWTGVDYIVKYFHMIKSVLK
- a CDS encoding competence/damage-inducible protein A, with the translated sequence MKAEIITIGDEILLGYTVDTNAPFIARQLTGLGFTVQATSVVGDQVEAMEEAFRLALKCSQVVIATGGLGPTDDDLTKRAIVKVFKRNLILNDDVLEAIRRRFADRGMEMPALSQNQALLPQGATFFPNRIGSAVGICIAEKGKVFIALPGVPAEMRQIMTDEVAPYLARLDIGQVVSTITLRTTGAGESRLSDLIAPELKTESGVKLAYLPHFGSVDLRIIATAASKLDADEKAARLARHVEKAVGNYIYGRDDDTLAGVVGQLLRDNDKSVAVAESCTGGQLGMAITDIPGASVYFRGGVVAYDNDVKTAQLGITEDILNQHGAVSEECALAMATGCRKLFKSDYALSITGVAGPDGGTELKPVGTTYIGLASAHTAYAKHYRFGTERPINRTRAVNAALELLRRDILDIK
- the recA gene encoding recombinase RecA produces the protein MAQSSSTAADRKKALSAALTQIERSFGKGSIMRLGDGTVLEVETIPTGSIGLDHALGVGGIPRGRVIEIFGPEASGKTTLALHMIAETQKLGGQAAFIDAEHALDAQYAHALGVNTEDLLVAQPDSGEQALDITETLVRSGAVDIIVIDSVAALTPRSEIEGEMGDAHMGLHARLMSQALRKLTAITSKSHTAIVFINQIRMKIGVMFGNPETTTGGNALKFYASLRLDIRRIAAIKDGQEVVGNRTRVRVVKNKVAPPFRECEFDIIYGRGVSRSGELLDMAVERNIIEKSGAWFSYEGARLGQGRENARQFIETNQQVFDEILAKVRAVPSAKPEAAGSRPADSEEGAEGEF
- the thpR gene encoding RNA 2',3'-cyclic phosphodiesterase, whose amino-acid sequence is MVRLFIALPLPHEVEIELDRLLAVFRPKGPDVKWVPAKNIHLTVKFLGDTDLKLVPRITTAINQVASHFQPFETKLDRVGGFPNLNRPRVIWVGGSAPLEGAAQMAREIDHRMHELRFEKEKRPFKAHLTLGRVREGRRVDDLAAYLDSFIPRPIPTKLDRLVLFKSTLTPQGSIYERLHEAMLGQAKSQE